The following are from one region of the Marinomonas sp. CT5 genome:
- a CDS encoding PAS-domain containing protein, protein MTVFWILLAILYVLGLFFIATWGDKESPAAKKLTRHPLVYSLSLAIYCTAWTFYGSIGEASRSGWSYLPILLGPILLYLFAFPILHKMITVSHKQNITSIADFISSRYGKRPMTAPLVILICMLAVIPYIALQLKAIGSNFALFVNQDESSTSFVVLVATILIGIFAMLFGTRKVEVTEYRSGMMLAIGAESLFKLIAIVAVGMVAVLMTQEFTATKLSKNVDLTVWNPEQLLSFPFLMQTFMSAAAVICLPRQFHVTVVDHQNNRQSNMARWLFPLYLLIFAIIIPPIAIAGQSLFSADINPDTYVIQFALASDNLPLQMLIFLGGMSATTAMIIIATFALSIMISNDVILPLMLARASAQQQALPLYRRRILMIRRLAMLGILLLSFLYYQKMANAESLANTGILAFSLVLQLMPAVLGGLYWKRAHAHGVYTGLTLGFLCWVLLMMLPLTGNINWGLENEQSRSELISYGAFISLLANIFGYILGSLLSTERLIDRIQATAFVSPTTELEKGFFKPKSKATNGDFFVLLETFLGKQKSQQVLTNFEHDYSQTIPANASPNRLFVDYCERILGGVLGGSSARTIINSILIDKQIKVEEMVTYLDETTQAIQFSQNLLFVSMDNLDQGISVVDKDLRIVAWNKTYLSLYPYPEGMLTVGLPVEELIRFNAERGECGVGDIEELVSKRLEHLKKGSTHRFLRRRASGRVIEMVGNPLPDGGFVTSFTDVTEHIESQQALKEANIDLEKRVEARTVEVQGVNNELMQEIERRNQAEKALLSAKAEAEQANASKTEFLALASHDILQPLNAAKLYMGILQSTELPTNTNQVIEKLSDSLESTEALISTLLEIARLDQGAIQPKLIDCHLEDILTPIIAEFGVIAESKNIRLSTHLRPFRVHTDPIYLRRIIQNFVSNAVKYTPTGRVLLSVRARANSVYLQVWDTGVGIPITEQKKIFDDFYRWENTQEPGMGLGLGLVRRMQKQLGLETQIKSIPGKGSCFSILIPLAQGNHATNFSLPQVVSLSSEKRAHCYVWCIDDEKNNLTAMNTLLAHWQCDCRTFNRFNDALEAEGEAELLLVDYHLDDNKDGLSLIKALRMKAGKTIPAVLITALRDPELIEQCKRHNITFMAKPAKPAKLRALVQHIHQLREETQ, encoded by the coding sequence ATGACTGTTTTCTGGATTTTGTTAGCCATCCTTTATGTTTTAGGTCTATTTTTTATCGCCACTTGGGGCGATAAGGAAAGTCCGGCAGCGAAAAAACTAACGCGACACCCCTTAGTCTACAGTTTGTCATTAGCAATATATTGTACAGCGTGGACATTTTATGGCTCCATTGGTGAGGCTTCTCGTTCTGGATGGAGTTATTTACCCATCTTGCTCGGCCCTATTCTGCTGTATCTATTTGCCTTTCCCATCCTGCATAAAATGATCACAGTAAGTCATAAACAAAACATCACCTCCATTGCAGACTTCATATCTTCACGATATGGCAAACGTCCTATGACAGCACCATTGGTCATACTCATTTGTATGTTGGCGGTAATCCCATATATTGCCTTGCAGTTAAAAGCCATTGGTTCAAATTTTGCGCTTTTTGTAAATCAAGACGAGTCCTCCACTAGCTTTGTTGTCTTGGTCGCAACCATACTTATTGGCATTTTCGCCATGTTGTTTGGCACCCGAAAAGTCGAAGTCACAGAGTATCGTTCCGGAATGATGCTAGCGATTGGTGCAGAATCCTTATTTAAACTCATTGCGATCGTAGCGGTGGGCATGGTGGCGGTTCTCATGACCCAAGAGTTTACTGCCACAAAACTTAGTAAGAATGTGGATTTAACTGTCTGGAATCCGGAGCAACTCTTATCTTTTCCTTTTCTAATGCAGACCTTTATGTCTGCTGCGGCCGTGATTTGTTTACCTCGACAATTCCATGTCACGGTCGTTGATCACCAAAACAACCGCCAATCCAATATGGCACGCTGGTTATTCCCGCTATATTTACTGATCTTTGCCATCATTATTCCGCCTATTGCCATTGCCGGGCAAAGCCTGTTTTCAGCGGACATTAACCCAGATACGTATGTCATTCAGTTCGCTTTAGCCTCTGACAATTTGCCACTGCAAATGCTGATTTTCTTAGGCGGTATGTCGGCCACCACAGCGATGATTATTATCGCTACTTTCGCCCTGAGTATCATGATCAGCAATGATGTCATTTTGCCTCTCATGTTGGCTCGTGCCAGTGCTCAGCAGCAAGCTTTGCCCTTGTACCGACGTCGAATATTAATGATTCGCCGCTTAGCGATGTTGGGCATACTGTTACTGTCGTTTTTGTATTACCAAAAAATGGCCAATGCAGAATCATTAGCTAACACGGGGATATTGGCATTTTCCCTCGTATTACAACTTATGCCAGCGGTATTAGGTGGTCTGTACTGGAAACGTGCCCATGCTCATGGTGTGTATACGGGATTGACCTTAGGTTTTTTATGCTGGGTCTTACTGATGATGTTACCGCTTACTGGCAATATCAATTGGGGGCTAGAAAATGAACAATCAAGATCAGAACTCATCAGCTATGGCGCTTTTATAAGCTTATTAGCAAATATTTTTGGTTATATCCTTGGTTCTTTATTATCGACAGAACGTTTAATCGACCGAATTCAAGCCACCGCCTTTGTTAGCCCTACGACAGAATTGGAAAAAGGCTTTTTCAAACCGAAAAGCAAAGCCACAAATGGTGATTTTTTTGTGCTGCTTGAAACCTTTTTAGGAAAACAAAAAAGCCAGCAGGTTTTAACAAATTTCGAGCATGATTACAGCCAGACAATTCCTGCTAACGCCTCACCAAATCGCTTATTTGTTGATTACTGCGAACGTATTCTTGGCGGCGTACTTGGTGGCTCTTCAGCGCGTACTATCATTAATTCCATCTTGATTGATAAACAAATCAAGGTAGAAGAAATGGTGACTTATTTAGATGAAACCACCCAAGCCATTCAATTCAGCCAAAACTTGTTATTCGTCTCTATGGATAATTTGGATCAAGGTATCAGCGTTGTTGATAAAGATTTGCGTATCGTCGCTTGGAATAAAACCTACCTATCTCTCTATCCCTACCCTGAAGGCATGCTGACCGTCGGCTTGCCCGTAGAAGAACTGATTCGATTCAATGCCGAACGGGGTGAATGCGGCGTCGGTGATATAGAAGAACTGGTTAGCAAGCGCTTAGAGCATCTCAAAAAAGGCAGTACTCACAGATTTTTACGTCGTCGAGCCAGTGGTCGAGTCATTGAAATGGTCGGAAACCCATTGCCTGACGGCGGCTTTGTGACCAGCTTCACAGACGTAACCGAGCACATAGAAAGCCAGCAAGCCTTAAAAGAAGCCAACATAGACTTAGAAAAGCGTGTTGAAGCCCGTACCGTCGAAGTGCAAGGGGTTAACAATGAGCTGATGCAAGAAATTGAGCGCCGCAATCAAGCGGAAAAAGCCTTACTCAGTGCGAAAGCAGAGGCTGAACAGGCTAATGCTTCTAAGACAGAGTTTCTTGCCTTAGCCAGCCATGATATTTTGCAGCCGTTAAATGCAGCCAAACTCTATATGGGCATTTTACAATCCACAGAATTGCCCACTAACACTAACCAAGTCATTGAAAAACTCTCTGATTCCTTAGAATCCACTGAAGCCCTTATTTCCACTTTGCTTGAAATCGCTCGTTTAGACCAAGGCGCCATTCAACCTAAATTAATAGATTGTCATCTTGAGGATATTCTCACACCGATCATAGCGGAGTTTGGCGTCATTGCGGAAAGTAAAAATATTCGCTTAAGCACTCACCTGCGCCCCTTTAGAGTTCATACAGACCCTATTTACTTACGTCGGATCATTCAGAATTTTGTTTCTAATGCTGTGAAATACACACCAACAGGACGCGTATTATTAAGCGTTAGAGCTCGCGCTAACTCAGTATATTTACAAGTGTGGGATACTGGCGTCGGTATTCCCATTACCGAACAAAAGAAAATTTTTGATGACTTCTATCGCTGGGAAAATACTCAAGAACCAGGGATGGGGCTCGGTTTAGGCCTGGTCAGAAGAATGCAAAAACAACTTGGCTTAGAAACTCAAATAAAATCGATTCCTGGTAAAGGCAGCTGTTTTAGTATCCTTATTCCATTGGCTCAAGGTAATCACGCCACTAATTTTTCATTGCCTCAAGTCGTCAGCCTATCATCCGAAAAGCGCGCACATTGTTATGTTTGGTGTATTGATGACGAAAAAAACAACCTCACCGCGATGAACACCCTGCTAGCCCATTGGCAATGCGATTGTCGGACCTTTAACCGTTTTAATGACGCTTTGGAAGCGGAAGGAGAAGCAGAATTACTCTTAGTAGATTATCACCTTGATGATAATAAAGATGGCCTGTCTTTGATCAAGGCACTAAGAATGAAAGCTGGCAAAACAATTCCAGCGGTCTTAATCACCGCCCTGCGCGACCCAGAATTAATTGAGCAATGTAAGCGACACAATATTACCTTCATGGCAAAACCAGCAAAGCCCGCAAAACTACGGGCCTTGGTACAACACATACATCAATTAAGAGAAGAAACTCAATAA
- a CDS encoding DOPA 4,5-dioxygenase family protein — protein sequence MSKLPTYKNIKAFHAHLYYHDEAGVEMAKQVAKQACELFEIRVGRFHQKPVGPHPVWSCQLSFAAENYGEIIPWLMLNRQSLDVFVHPLTGNEYVDHTQGVSWLGKSYDLDVTQFISKDE from the coding sequence ATGAGCAAGCTTCCCACCTATAAGAACATCAAAGCATTTCATGCTCATCTTTACTATCATGATGAAGCTGGTGTTGAAATGGCAAAGCAAGTTGCTAAACAGGCCTGTGAGCTGTTTGAGATTCGGGTTGGACGTTTTCATCAAAAGCCAGTAGGACCGCATCCTGTATGGAGCTGCCAACTTTCATTTGCCGCGGAAAACTATGGTGAGATCATTCCGTGGCTGATGCTAAATCGCCAATCACTTGACGTGTTTGTTCACCCATTAACAGGCAATGAATATGTTGACCATACGCAAGGTGTGAGCTGGTTAGGCAAATCCTATGATCTAGATGTTACCCAGTTCATTTCAAAGGATGAATGA
- a CDS encoding GNAT family N-acetyltransferase — protein MDVRIAVLQDAKAIADVASALGYESKTANDLAEKRLERLLKSNNDRVWVAEINGQLIGWLHVQHAFRAASADFIEILGLSVSDQARLKGAGRALVEKAKEWALAENITLRVRTNDVREGAKMFYSTLGFSISKTQSVFEFSS, from the coding sequence ATGGACGTTAGAATCGCAGTATTACAGGATGCTAAGGCTATTGCCGATGTTGCTTCGGCTCTAGGTTATGAGAGTAAAACCGCCAACGACCTGGCGGAAAAGCGTCTTGAGCGCTTACTTAAATCCAATAATGACAGAGTTTGGGTGGCAGAAATCAATGGTCAATTGATTGGTTGGCTTCACGTCCAACATGCGTTTAGAGCAGCTTCGGCCGACTTTATTGAAATCCTCGGATTGTCTGTCTCGGATCAGGCTAGGTTAAAAGGCGCAGGTCGGGCTTTAGTCGAGAAAGCTAAAGAGTGGGCTTTAGCAGAGAACATAACACTGCGCGTTCGAACTAATGATGTTCGAGAAGGGGCGAAAATGTTTTATTCAACGCTTGGTTTTTCTATTAGTAAAACGCAATCTGTCTTTGAATTTTCCAGTTAA
- a CDS encoding peptidylprolyl isomerase — MQIAENTVVSMHYTLTDEQGQELDSSVGQEPLVFLSGAQNIIDGLDKALQGKAAGDKLAVAVSPEDGYGAVHQELIQKVPTENFQGVDEIQVGMQFMAQTPGGQQPVTVIAVEDDGVMLDGNHPLAGKTLNFDVEIIEVREALAEELEHGHVHGAGGHQH, encoded by the coding sequence ATGCAAATCGCAGAAAACACCGTTGTAAGCATGCACTACACTTTGACTGACGAGCAAGGTCAAGAGCTTGACTCTTCTGTTGGTCAAGAGCCTTTAGTCTTTTTAAGCGGCGCTCAAAATATTATTGATGGCCTAGATAAAGCGCTTCAAGGTAAAGCCGCTGGTGATAAGCTAGCTGTTGCTGTTTCACCAGAAGATGGCTACGGTGCGGTTCATCAAGAACTGATTCAAAAAGTGCCCACTGAAAACTTCCAAGGTGTTGATGAAATCCAAGTTGGCATGCAATTTATGGCACAGACTCCTGGTGGCCAACAGCCAGTAACGGTTATCGCTGTTGAAGACGATGGCGTTATGCTAGATGGTAATCATCCTTTAGCAGGTAAAACATTGAACTTTGACGTTGAAATCATCGAAGTTCGTGAAGCATTAGCGGAAGAACTAGAACACGGTCACGTTCACGGCGCTGGTGGTCATCAGCACTAA
- a CDS encoding uracil-DNA glycosylase family protein: MSYDAFLELKCAILSCQHCAEVLPNPPEPILQIHPDAKLLIAGQAPGQKTHDIGRPFDDLSGERLRDWLGLASHEFYDEQQVAILPMGFCFPGNSLHKSGPSAGKKSGDLPPRPECSAKWREDVLKQLHNIELTIVLGAYAQAYHLGTSGKVTEQVKQWQYWLEQGKIVLPHPSPRNNRWLKQNPWFEADVLPELKLRISRLLQTSSS, translated from the coding sequence ATGTCATATGATGCCTTCCTTGAACTAAAATGTGCGATCTTATCCTGTCAACATTGCGCTGAGGTTCTGCCTAATCCTCCCGAACCCATTCTGCAAATTCACCCAGATGCGAAACTTCTTATTGCGGGTCAAGCGCCAGGGCAAAAGACCCATGACATTGGTCGTCCATTTGATGATTTAAGCGGCGAGCGTTTACGAGACTGGCTGGGTTTGGCTTCTCATGAATTCTACGATGAACAACAAGTTGCGATTTTGCCGATGGGGTTTTGTTTTCCTGGAAATAGTCTTCATAAAAGTGGCCCGTCAGCAGGGAAAAAGTCTGGCGATTTACCTCCGCGACCTGAATGTTCGGCGAAGTGGCGAGAAGACGTGCTCAAGCAGCTTCACAATATTGAATTAACGATTGTCTTAGGCGCTTATGCGCAAGCCTATCATTTAGGAACGTCTGGTAAGGTCACTGAGCAGGTTAAGCAATGGCAATATTGGCTTGAGCAAGGCAAGATTGTATTACCTCACCCAAGCCCACGGAATAATCGCTGGCTCAAGCAAAACCCTTGGTTTGAAGCAGACGTTTTACCGGAACTGAAATTAAGAATTAGCCGGTTACTTCAGACTTCCTCGTCATAA
- a CDS encoding GNAT family N-acetyltransferase, translating to MITWHCQEFSELSNDHLYGILKLRIDVFVVEQNCVFPDLDNLDILPNTRHLYALQDNKVVAYARLLAKDDCYPDYSSIGRVVVAQENRKDKLGHALMTHAIKEVLAIWPDTPIKIGAQSHLERFYQSHGFITVSEPYLEDGIEHYLMTRKSEVTG from the coding sequence ATGATCACATGGCATTGTCAGGAATTTAGTGAGCTATCCAATGACCATTTATATGGCATATTGAAACTTCGCATTGATGTATTTGTTGTTGAGCAAAACTGCGTTTTTCCAGATTTAGACAACCTGGATATATTGCCTAATACTCGACACTTGTACGCTCTCCAAGACAATAAAGTCGTCGCATACGCTAGGCTTTTAGCCAAAGATGATTGTTATCCCGACTACTCTAGTATTGGTCGAGTGGTCGTCGCCCAAGAAAACCGCAAAGATAAACTTGGCCACGCACTAATGACTCATGCGATTAAAGAGGTATTAGCAATCTGGCCAGACACCCCGATCAAAATTGGCGCGCAATCCCATCTTGAGCGTTTTTATCAATCACACGGGTTTATCACCGTATCAGAACCTTACCTAGAAGATGGTATCGAACATTATCTTATGACGAGGAAGTCTGAAGTAACCGGCTAA
- a CDS encoding WbuC family cupin fold metalloprotein, with product MNKLSFDKLSTLSDTARQSSRQRMNHNIHSELSDPVQRLAIAMEPDTYIRPHRHLQTWELLTALRGRFVVLTFDDNGVVIDRAVLGESESVIETPVAGWHAVLSLDTDAVIFEVKQGPYAPFKEEDFAPWSPAADDENHKALMAWYRDAEIGQQWSGC from the coding sequence ATGAATAAACTGAGTTTTGATAAACTTTCTACCCTCAGTGATACCGCTCGCCAATCTTCACGCCAGCGTATGAATCACAACATTCATAGTGAATTATCTGATCCAGTCCAGCGTTTAGCCATTGCGATGGAACCAGACACTTATATCCGACCTCATCGTCATTTACAGACATGGGAGTTGCTAACGGCTTTACGCGGACGTTTTGTGGTTTTGACGTTTGATGATAACGGTGTGGTGATCGATAGAGCTGTATTGGGTGAAAGTGAGTCTGTAATTGAAACACCTGTTGCGGGTTGGCATGCTGTTTTATCATTGGACACGGATGCGGTAATTTTTGAAGTAAAACAAGGACCTTATGCGCCGTTCAAAGAAGAAGATTTTGCTCCTTGGTCGCCAGCTGCCGATGATGAAAATCATAAAGCATTAATGGCTTGGTATCGTGATGCTGAAATTGGCCAACAATGGTCTGGTTGTTAA
- a CDS encoding RSP_7527 family protein, which yields MKDTKTIAELLESVNTSYLTDAEKYEAIARAERAEYIVAGFSYAFQAIKKAALKMKSAFAHSSAQHA from the coding sequence ATGAAAGACACTAAAACTATCGCAGAATTACTAGAAAGCGTAAACACAAGCTACTTAACTGATGCCGAAAAATATGAAGCAATTGCTCGAGCTGAACGTGCTGAATACATAGTTGCTGGCTTCTCATACGCTTTCCAAGCAATCAAAAAAGCAGCACTAAAAATGAAATCTGCATTTGCACATTCTTCTGCACAACACGCTTAA
- the bluB gene encoding 5,6-dimethylbenzimidazole synthase, whose protein sequence is MKITPEERDAVYKTIFSRRDVRREFKPEPIPNDVLKRILLAAHHAPSVGFMQPWDFILVTKPESKTKIKQGFLQAHAEAAELFKGERKEQYKSFKLEGIEEAPLGICVTCDRSRTGSVVLGRTVKPEMDLFSSVCAVQNLWLAARAENLGVGWVSIIHDNVIRDTLNIPESIDIIAYLCVGYVDTFHAMPDLERAGWLPRKEADSAIHYESWTPTNE, encoded by the coding sequence ATGAAGATCACCCCAGAAGAACGCGACGCGGTTTACAAAACCATATTTTCTCGTCGAGATGTACGACGAGAATTCAAACCAGAACCCATTCCAAACGATGTTTTAAAACGCATCTTACTAGCGGCACACCATGCACCGAGTGTCGGTTTTATGCAGCCTTGGGATTTTATCCTTGTCACTAAACCAGAGTCCAAGACAAAGATTAAACAAGGCTTTTTACAAGCCCATGCGGAAGCAGCCGAGCTGTTTAAAGGTGAGCGCAAAGAGCAATACAAAAGCTTCAAATTAGAAGGCATAGAAGAGGCGCCATTAGGTATCTGCGTCACCTGTGATCGCAGTAGAACGGGTTCCGTTGTATTGGGTAGAACAGTAAAACCTGAAATGGATTTGTTCAGCTCAGTATGTGCTGTACAAAACCTTTGGTTGGCCGCGAGAGCAGAAAATCTAGGTGTCGGCTGGGTCAGTATTATTCATGACAACGTCATACGCGACACGCTGAATATTCCAGAATCCATCGATATCATTGCCTATTTGTGTGTGGGTTATGTGGATACCTTCCATGCTATGCCAGACCTAGAAAGAGCGGGTTGGTTGCCAAGAAAAGAGGCCGATTCTGCCATTCATTATGAATCTTGGACTCCTACTAATGAGTAA
- a CDS encoding arylsulfatase: MIDRLHGKGISTLLKFKVPHLRFGLVAVSLLSSSMVAQAEVGPSAPSRPNILLIMADDLGYSDLSAFGSEINTPNIDALAEHGRILTNFHTAAVCSPTRASLMTGVDHHLAGIGNMGEVVGFNIVQNKPINAPWGASNSYDFDNIPEGYHGHISEKTATMSELLSDSGYHTYMVGKWHLAYDVKSPDKDHKRWYRINKSALPYSRGFEKSYVLVDGGGSHFAPAAVPTPLDLTMYAENGRVFPAKFLPKDFYSTEFYTNKLIDYIDSNHGDGKPFFAYAAYTAPHWPLQAPQADIDAQKGRYDEGYEVVREKRIARMRSLGLITDVNHIAAESVGPKRWEELTEEERHKESKYMEIYAAMVSNLDRHVGRLVHHLKEINQYDNTMIVFMSDNGAEGAPAFMLPIPGTKVDNSLANMGKPGSVVAYGPRWAEVSAAPFRLFKGFTGAEGATASPLIVKLNGQNEHKPNSNARLQVVDILPTVLEVADVDIPTNTYKGKEIYPPKGVSFLSALKESGSFTHVHAQGSVLADELMGASYLVRGNWKLSQQAPLGKTPVFTKDVPFALYDISTDRGETKDLSAQYPELLADMKEAFREYVRQNKVVEHAASYNGR, from the coding sequence ATGATTGATCGCTTGCATGGCAAGGGTATTAGCACCTTGTTGAAATTCAAAGTACCTCATTTGCGTTTTGGGCTTGTCGCTGTTTCTTTATTAAGCTCATCAATGGTTGCTCAGGCTGAAGTTGGCCCCTCAGCCCCTAGTCGTCCTAACATATTATTGATAATGGCGGATGATTTAGGGTATTCAGACTTAAGTGCTTTTGGTAGTGAAATAAATACGCCAAATATTGATGCCTTGGCAGAACACGGACGTATTTTGACGAATTTTCATACCGCGGCTGTGTGCTCCCCAACTAGGGCGAGTTTAATGACGGGGGTTGACCATCATTTAGCAGGCATCGGTAATATGGGTGAGGTTGTTGGTTTTAATATTGTTCAAAATAAACCCATTAATGCGCCGTGGGGAGCATCTAATTCCTATGATTTTGACAATATCCCTGAAGGCTATCATGGCCATATAAGTGAAAAAACCGCCACTATGTCTGAGTTACTTTCTGATTCTGGGTACCATACTTATATGGTAGGAAAGTGGCATTTAGCTTATGACGTGAAATCTCCCGATAAAGACCACAAACGCTGGTATCGTATTAATAAGAGTGCACTTCCTTATTCGCGAGGCTTTGAAAAAAGTTATGTCTTGGTTGATGGTGGAGGATCTCATTTTGCTCCAGCTGCCGTGCCAACCCCGCTTGATTTGACCATGTATGCTGAAAATGGTCGTGTATTTCCAGCCAAGTTTTTGCCAAAAGACTTTTACTCAACGGAGTTTTATACCAATAAGCTGATTGATTATATTGATTCGAATCATGGTGATGGCAAGCCTTTCTTTGCTTATGCTGCTTATACTGCTCCTCATTGGCCACTACAAGCTCCGCAAGCTGACATTGATGCTCAGAAGGGCCGATATGATGAAGGATATGAAGTAGTTAGAGAAAAACGTATTGCTAGAATGAGATCCTTGGGATTAATCACAGATGTGAATCATATTGCCGCTGAATCTGTTGGTCCAAAACGTTGGGAGGAATTAACGGAAGAGGAAAGACATAAAGAGTCAAAATACATGGAAATTTATGCGGCCATGGTTAGCAATCTGGATCGCCATGTAGGCAGATTGGTTCATCATTTGAAAGAGATTAATCAATACGATAATACTATGATCGTTTTTATGTCTGATAATGGCGCTGAAGGCGCGCCAGCTTTCATGTTGCCAATTCCTGGTACTAAAGTTGATAACTCATTAGCGAACATGGGAAAGCCGGGATCTGTTGTGGCATATGGACCTCGTTGGGCTGAAGTAAGTGCAGCACCTTTTCGTTTATTTAAAGGGTTTACTGGGGCAGAAGGCGCAACGGCATCGCCTTTAATTGTGAAATTAAATGGTCAAAATGAACATAAGCCTAATTCAAATGCACGACTACAAGTGGTAGATATTTTACCTACTGTTTTAGAAGTCGCTGATGTAGACATACCAACTAACACTTACAAGGGAAAAGAAATTTACCCACCTAAAGGCGTGTCTTTTTTATCTGCTTTAAAGGAATCAGGAAGTTTTACTCATGTCCATGCGCAAGGTAGTGTGCTGGCCGATGAGCTAATGGGAGCAAGTTATCTAGTTCGTGGTAACTGGAAATTAAGTCAACAAGCACCTTTAGGTAAGACGCCTGTGTTTACAAAAGATGTTCCTTTTGCTTTGTACGATATCTCTACCGATCGAGGGGAGACAAAGGACTTGTCTGCTCAATATCCTGAGTTACTAGCTGATATGAAAGAAGCCTTTAGAGAGTATGTTCGCCAAAATAAAGTTGTAGAACACGCGGCTTCTTATAACGGTAGATAA
- a CDS encoding anaerobic sulfatase maturase has product MERINHFGVMVKPSGSVCNIDCTYCFYLEKEHLYPERKKQWRMNNTTLENYIRDQIQSQHGDVIDFVWQGGEPTLLGVDFFRQAIAFQEQYRGYKTVTNSLQTNATLLDKEWVLFFKKHHFLIGVSIDGDRISNDAYRLSRKGKSTFDETLNGLALLKKYKVDFNTLTVVNAENVKRPLNVYAFLKRIGSRYMQFIPLVERKAVVPDSHGLTLIQPRFDGESNLAEWSVPAKAYGKFLNTIFDHWIQNDLGEIFVMNFEQTMSQLVGRPGACVFSETCGNGLAMESNGDVYSCDHYVYPDHKLGNVNETSLIDLVNLPQNLKFGEDKRLNISIDCHPCEVRSVCHGGCPKHRFESSSDGLLNRNYLCDGFKSHFSHAVPKMSETIGLLSRQLPMKKIKQEIKRRFYS; this is encoded by the coding sequence ATGGAAAGAATTAATCACTTCGGTGTAATGGTTAAGCCAAGTGGTTCAGTGTGCAATATTGATTGTACTTATTGTTTCTATTTGGAAAAAGAACACCTTTATCCAGAGCGAAAGAAGCAATGGCGTATGAACAATACCACGCTAGAAAATTACATCCGCGATCAAATTCAGTCTCAGCATGGTGATGTTATTGATTTCGTTTGGCAAGGAGGTGAACCCACTCTGCTGGGAGTAGACTTCTTTCGCCAAGCAATCGCCTTCCAAGAACAGTATCGTGGTTATAAAACGGTAACGAATTCCCTGCAAACCAATGCTACCTTGCTTGATAAAGAATGGGTGTTATTTTTTAAAAAGCACCATTTTTTGATTGGCGTCTCAATTGATGGTGATCGAATTAGTAATGATGCCTATCGCTTATCTAGGAAAGGGAAAAGTACGTTTGACGAGACCCTAAACGGTCTTGCGTTGCTCAAAAAATACAAGGTGGATTTCAATACGTTGACCGTTGTGAATGCAGAAAACGTAAAACGACCACTGAATGTGTATGCATTTTTAAAGCGCATCGGTAGCCGATATATGCAGTTTATCCCTTTGGTAGAGCGAAAAGCGGTCGTTCCGGATAGTCACGGCTTAACTTTAATTCAGCCGAGGTTTGACGGTGAATCCAATCTCGCTGAATGGTCCGTTCCAGCTAAAGCGTATGGTAAGTTTTTGAATACGATTTTTGATCATTGGATACAAAACGATTTGGGTGAAATCTTCGTGATGAATTTTGAGCAAACCATGAGTCAGTTGGTTGGTCGCCCCGGAGCCTGTGTGTTCAGTGAAACTTGCGGTAATGGGTTAGCGATGGAATCTAACGGAGATGTGTATTCTTGTGATCACTATGTTTATCCAGATCATAAATTAGGTAACGTTAATGAAACATCATTAATTGATCTAGTGAACCTACCGCAAAATCTTAAGTTTGGCGAAGATAAACGTCTTAATATCAGTATCGATTGTCACCCATGTGAGGTGCGCTCAGTGTGTCATGGTGGTTGTCCAAAGCACCGATTTGAGTCATCTAGTGATGGATTATTGAATCGGAACTATCTTTGTGATGGCTTTAAATCACATTTTTCTCATGCTGTGCCGAAAATGTCGGAAACCATAGGTTTGTTAAGTCGACAATTGCCAATGAAAAAAATAAAGCAAGAGATAAAGCGAAGGTTCTATTCGTAG